The DNA region CGAGATACACGCTCAGACGGAGCCCTGTCTCTCGCAATGCCGCTTCGTATTCATGTGGATCGAGCTTATCAACGGGATCGACCACCATGACAATGTTCACGGTCTTGGAGAAGGGCGTATAGTCCGCCGCCGGACCCTTCATGTCGATGAAGCCTTCCTGGAACGCGACGATCGGGCCGCATGTAACGACGGCCGCGCCGTCCAGTACGAACGTCGCACCTTCCCCGGCTCTGGACATGGGGGCGCAAAAACCCGGGAAATAGCCGCTGCCGTCCATCTTGATGCGCGGTTCAATCGCATCCTTCACAGGAATGATGCGGATGCTTTCTCCAGGTCTCGCGATCACCAGATCCGCCGTTTTGAAGCGGCTGTCATTCATGATAATGGCGACAGCCTCTTCCTTGTTGATGTAGAGCACTCCGCCGTCGACATGGGTTCTGTCTCCCCATTGTGCATCCTTGACTGCAGCTTTGTGCAATTCGAGTTTCATATAACACCTCCAATAATAGTGATTGGAATTACGAATAGTCACTTACAATGTTCTAAATGGTGTCTTTCCCTCCTCGTATGTCGTCGCCAAACGCAAAGAGACTCCGGTGTTGCGGGAAAGCTTCCCACAAACGTCACCGGAGTCTCTTGCAATGGCGAGTTTACGCTGGATGTCGTCTATTTCGGTATGGAGTGCACCTGACAGGTGCTCGTGATCATTGAGTCAAGAAAATAGGCCTTCCAGAAAAGTAGCCCATTCCCTGTAATATAGAGCGAGCAGCCTGTTTTCTGCGGCCCTTGCAGAAGCTGCCCGCAGAAGTGGCAGACTGTATGGATGGGAATAGGTCTTCATGGCTTTCCTTGGCAGTTGCTATTTGTGAATAAAATAGCAAGGCACATGCCATGAAGAATCTTTGCCTTCTATTGTGCGGCTGGTTTATTTTTGATGCGTTATCTGAGTAGCTTAGAGAGTTGTCCTCAGAACAGATGGTAACCGGGCAAGCGTCCGCGGCACAATTTTTTGTAGAAATACAAAAAATATATACGAAAGGAAAAAATTTTTTAATCTACGAATAGAGGACAGAGGCGTGAGAGAGGTCGAGAACTGGCAGAAGCGGCGTGGTGTGCAGCTCGTGTCCGCTTCTTTTCACCCGCTGTAGAAGGGGTGCCGGCTAAAGGCTGCCGGGTATGAATGCGTTTTTGGCAATGCCGTACTTTTTCATTTTATAATGCATGAGTTGGGGTGAGATGCCGAGCAGCCTGGCTGCCATGGCCACATTGCCCGCCGAAGTTCGAAGCGCTTTTTCAATGGAAGAGGCTTCAACGGCTCGCGTTTGTTCGGAAAGAGTGAAGATGCCCCCTGTTTCATTCGTGGCCTGAGCGGGCGCGGGGACATTGGTCTCGGCAGCAGCCAGGGGCGCAGCCTCGTCAAAGGTCGCCAGGGGCGGATACGGCGCCTCCTGCGCCTGGCTTTCCGAAGCATCGGGCGATTGATTCACCATGTGAGAGTCTTGAAACGCGAGCCAAGGTGTTGTGGCTTCATCCGGATGGTTGATGGGGTTGAAGTCCGGGACGGCACGGTAGAGATGAGAAGGTTCCAGGTGATCGCCCGCTTCAACAATAGACAGGCTGGCCTCGATGGCATGTTCCAGCTCGCGCACATTTCCAGGCCAGGTGTGGGAGTAGAAAATCGCCATGGCTTCCGGAGTGATGAGGGGGATGGGGATGCCGAGCCTTTCACTGTGCAGTTTGACAAAATGCTGCACTAGTAAGTGGATGTCCTCCGGTCTGGAACGAAGCGGAGGAATCTGGATTTTAACCACACCAAGCCGGTAATAAAAATCCCGGCGCAGCAACCCGTCCTCTACAAGGGTCACAGGGTTTGTGCCCACGGAGCTGATGATACGCACATCTATGGAGCGCTCCTTTCCCTCTCCGACCCGTCGTACCTTCCTTTCCTGGAGGACCCGAAGCAGTTTGTTCTGCAGGGAAATAGGCATGGAGTCTATTTCGTCCAAATAGAGTGTGCCTCCATTGGTGGCCTCGAAAAGACCCTGCCTGTTCACGGCTCCGGTGAATGCCCCTTTGGTCGTACCGAATAAAATGCCCTCCAGCAGTGTTTCCGGCAAGGCGGAGCAGTTTATCGCCGTATAGGGCTTGGAACGCCGGTACCCTTCGTAATGAATGGCCTGGGCGAATATCTCCTTGCCCACGCCTGTCTCGCCTACCAGCATGACAGAAGACGACGACTGGCAGACTTTTTGGGCCAGCTTTGCAGCCTCCAGCAGCAGGGGGCTCTCTCCGATCAGCGAAGAAAACATGTAATGCGATCTCTCGGAGGTCTGCTGCTGGAGGAGCGAGGTCTCCGGAGGGGTGGATTCGTCCGACTCCTGCAGGAACCCTACGTGCCTCCCAATGACGCTGTAGCTTTGAATAAAGCAGATGGCGCCCAGAAGAACGCCGTTCGACCACAGCGGGTAGATGGAGTTGGCTGAGTTTACCAGCCTGCCGTGTCTGGTGCGGTAGTAATGAACGCTGTCAAAGACGGGTTCTCCGGTAGTCGTCGCCCGCATGGTGGGGCTGTGTCCGGGCGTAAAATTGTAAACATCGCAAATGGCCTTGCCCAGGGTGTCCTTGGGCGAGAGCCCGTCGAGACGTGCCTGGGCATCATTATAGTAGATGATCGTCCCATCGGTCCGAATGATGGTGATACCCACCTGGTTGGCGTCGAAAAGCATGTGGAAAACATCCAGCAACTGGGACAGATCACTGCAGTTATCTAATATTTTCCCAAGCACCAGGAGCTCCAGATGGTTTTGCGTGGGGTGTTTGCGTCGAGAAATATCCATGGCGCAGGGCCCCCCACTTGTCTTTTTTGTATTTATAAAAAAATTATGAAATTCGTCAAAATATTTGTTTTTTCCAATATGAAGTATGCCGTTTGTCGATCGAAGCCATTATGTATATCGATACATTTCCTTGTAGAGATAGGTTTTTGGGGCGTTTAGAGGGAGCTCCTCAATGGCATGGCATTTGCTCTAAATTTCACATGTTCTTGTTTTACGCCACTGTAGATGATCAGCCGGCTGGCATACAGCGTGATGCGTAACTCTGGAAGCATGTGCGCAAAATGTGTGTTCCGCATTGTAGTGATCTGTATAGCGCTATTGCATGGAGATATAGTGGCGAATTTATGCTGAGGATTGCTGGCTGACGCGACGTCCGGAACTGTTGGGTGTGCTGCGTTCGTTGAAAAATTGTTTTTAACTATAGGCAATAAACACTCTGAGAAATGTTATGGAAGAACGTGAACTTGTAATAATCGGCGGAGGGCCAGCTGGAATGGCTGCTGCTGTGTATGGCAAGCGCGCCGGATTGGATCTCGTGGTCCTGGAAAAGGGAATTTGCGGAGGGCAAATCCTGATTACCAGTGAGATCGAAAACTATATCGGCCAGAAACACATCAGCGGACCGGAGTTGGCAAAGTCATTTCGCGAGCATGCAGAGTATTTCAACGCGGAATTCCGTAAGAGCACGGTGAAGGCGATTGTTCCCCGGGACGGCGCATTCACGGTTGTCTCGTCCGAAGGTGAAATCGCGGCCAAGGCCGTTATCGTGGCCACTGGCGCGGCCTTTCGCCGTCTCGGCGTGAAGGGTGAAAAGGAGTTTACAGGCGCTGGCGTAAGCTACTGCGCGGTCTGCGATGGCGCGTTTTACCAGGACAGCGTCATAGCGGTTATCGGGGGCGGCAACACGGCGGTTGAAGAGGCCTGCTACCTGACTCAGTTCGCGTCAAAGGTCTACATCGTGCATCGCCGCGACGAGTTCCGCGCAGACAAGATGGCCTGTGAGCGTGCGGCCTGCAACGACAAGGTCGAGCCGGTCTGGAACTCCGTGCTGGAAAGCATCAATGGCTCCGAGCTCGTGGAAAGCATCACCGTGAAAAACGTAAAAAGCGGCGAGCTGAAAGATATCGAAGTCGAAGGTGTCTTCGTGTTTGTCGGGGTTCTTCCCATCACCAAATGCCTGGGAGAGCTGTGCGAACGGGAGGAGGGCGGATGGGTCAAAACGGATGCAAAAATGCAGACATCCATTCCCGGTCTCTTCGCTGCCGGGGATGTGCGCGTAACACCATTGCGCCAGGTGATCACCGCCGTGTCCGATGGAGCCATAGCCGCCATGTCCGCATACCATTGGATAACTGCCGGTCAATGTTGACCTGTTGCATTGACTCTACCCTTTGTCAGGCAAGGGCGAGCTCTGGTTTTGCATTGAGGATGCCCGGAAGGGTGTGGGCTCGCGAGGTTATAGACATGAACGCAGATCCCGTTCCCTCCGGGGGAGACCATGAATTCGCCTGCCAACGGCCTATTAATCAAGGAGAACACCATGGCAACTGTGGCCGTCAAAGCTACTGCCTATTGCCTTAATTACGCCCAGGAGATCGGACTGCGTTATGGGTCCACGCCGTACCAGGAACGGCATGCGACCCCGGATTCTCCCTTTCTCGCTGGTCTGGAAGAAGCAATCGTGCCGTACGACATGGTCTGCAGCTACGCGCCGAACCTGACGTATATCGGGGTGTTGAGCACGGAGGAGTTGGCGGTCCACGCCAAGCCGTGTCTTGAGAATCTGGAAACAGAACCCGTCCGTTTCGGCAAGTACGGCGAGATCATGCCGGAAGACGAATTTCTCGGTCTCCTGGATATCTGCGACGTCTTCGATTTGATCTGGCTGGAGCAGAGCTTTGCCGCGTCCGTACGCGCGAAGCTGGAAGCCCATCCCCTGATGAACGAGGTCCAGCTGAAGCGACTGGAGCAAGGCCATGATCCGGCGGAAGTCGAAAAGGAAGTATCGGAGAATGGGGCGCTGCCGTTGTATTTCAACGGGAATGTCATCGGCTGCTGTCGCAAGGGGCATGATGTCGACGAGAATCTTACCGCACATGTGCTGCTCGAAAACATCGCATCCAAGGCCGGCGCCACGCTTTCGCTCATGCACCTGATCCGAAACGCGGGCCTGCAGCCTTCGGATATAGATTTTGTGGTGGATTGTTCCGAAGAGGCCGCCGGCGACATCAATCAGCGCGGCGGCGGCAACATTGCCAAGGCCATTGCGGAAAGCGCCGGATGCGTGAATGCCAGCGGATTCGACCTGCGCGCGTTCTGTGCGGCTCCGGTGGCCGCCATTATCGCCGCCGGGAGCATGGTCGCGGCAGGCGCCCGTAAGAATGTGGCCGTTGTCAGCGGCGGTTCCATCCCGAAGCTCTACATGAACGCGCGCGAGCACGTGAAAAAGAAAGTCCCTCCCATGGAAAACGTCATGGGGTGTTTCGCGTTGCTGCTTACCGAGGATGACGGTCAGACCCCTGTTATCCGGCTGGATGCGCTCGGCAAGCACACGGTGGGAGCCGGCGCTTCCCCGCAGGCCGTAACCATGGCCCTGGTGTGGAATCCGCTGCAGGCCGCAGGTCTGACGTTTACGGATGTGGATAAGTACGCCCCGGAACTGCACGACCCGGAAGTAACGGTTCCCGCCGGGGCGGGCAATGTCCCGGAGGCCAACTACAAGATGATCGCGGCGCTGGCGGTGATGAAAGGCCAGTACGAAAAGGCCGAAATCCCGACCTTTGTGAAAAAGCACGGGCTGATCGGATTTGCACCCACGCAGGGGCATATACCATCCGGGGTGCCTTTTCTGGGCCACGCCGTTGATGCGATTAAGGCCGGTACGTTGAACCGGGCCATGATCATTGGCAAGGGAAGCCTGTTTCTCGGCCGCATGACCAATCTGGCGGATGGCGCTTCCTTTATGGTGGAAAAGCCTACGGGCAAGAAGGCAGGCGTGGCTTCTGTTTCTCGAGAAGAGGTTGAAAGCGTTCTCCTCGACGTCTTGGGCGAACTCGCGGTCAAACTCAAGGAGTAAGGCCATGAATGCATCCCAAAGACATCTCATAGCCGAGGCGCTTGCCTCCGTCGTGGATAAGGCGCGGCATGGCGGTCCGGTTGTCAAAATCGGTCTTATGGCGACGGGGAGCGAGCTTGGGCAGGAGGAAATCCTGCGCGGCGGCCGCATGGCGCAAGAAGACAACGCCGGTCTGCGCGTCGTGGCTATCGGTCCACGCATGCCCGGGTTCGACGATCTCGAATGGATTGAAACCCCGGACAGCGAGGCGGAGCTCAATGCCGGTGTGGAAAAAGCATTGAGCGATGGCGCAGTCTCCGGCCTGGTCGCCATGCATTTTCCCTTTCCCATTGGTGTCGCTACCATCGGACGCTCAATGACGCCCGGCAGAGGCAAGCCCATGTTTATCGCCTCTTGCACCGGCACCACTGCGCACTCGCGGGGAGAGAGCCTGCTGCGCAACGCGGTGTACGGCATAGCCGTTGCCAAGGCCTGCGGCGTTGCGGAACCCTCGCTGGCCTTTCTGAACATAGACGGCGCGGGACCGGTGCTGCGTGCGTTTTCCCGCATGAAGGACAGGGGCTATGCCGTGTCCTTCGGGACGAGCGGACGCGGTGACGGGGGATCGCTGCTGCGCGGTAACGACCTGGTTGCAGGGAGCGTGGATGTGCTGGTTTGCGACACGCTTACCGGAAACGTGCTGTCCAAGGTCTTTTCCACCTTCACCACTGCCGGCCAATACGAGACCACAGGGTGGGGGTATGGCCCCTCCGTTGGAGAGGGCTGGAACAAGATCGTTTCCATTGTCTCCCGTGCTTCTGGTGCGCCTGTCATCGCCGGCGCGCTCGCCCTCACCGCCAGAGCCGCCAAGGGCGGGCTTCCGGATGTCGTGGCTGCGGAGCTCAAGGCTGCGCGAGCCGCTGGATTTGATGAAGAGCAGGAAGCCTTGAAGCCAAAGGCCGCCGCTGCGGAGCAGATTCCGGAAAAACCACCAGTGGTCCCAGTCGATGAGGAAATCGCCGGCGTTGATGTCCTGGACATGGAAGCCGCCATGTACTCGTTATGGAAGGAAAAAATCTATGCGGAAACGGCCATGGGCTGCACTGGCCCTGTGGTTCGCATTCAACGCGCGGTCAAGGATGCTGCCATCGGCGTTCTGAAGAAGGCTGGGTATCTGTAGGACGCAGACGTTGTTCCATTCCGGCGGCAAGCATTGAGTCGGGTAATCCTCTTATAGTCAAGGAGAGTACAAATGCTGGAGCTAGATAAGGACAATTTTGAGGCGGAAGTGACGCAAAGTGATCGTCCAACAGTGCTTGATTTCTGGGGCCCGCAGTGTGGACCCTGCCTGGCGCTTATGCCGGACGTGGAAAAGCTGGCGGAAGGGTATGATGGCAAGATCAAGTTCTGCAAGGTGAACGTGGCGGGCAACCGGCGTCTGTGCATTTCACTTAAGGTCATAAGCGTTCCCACCTTTCTTTTCTACAAGGGCGGAGAGTGCGTGCAACGTCTTGTTGGCGACGACGTCTCTATTGAATCCATCAAGGAAAATGCAGATACGATGCTCTAGGAGGCTGTCATAGAACGTTACGCCCAAAGTGCTGGATCATAGAGACACAAAAGCAGGACAATCAGAAATTGTACAGGAGGTGTGCACGCCCGTTGATGATTGTTGTCCATATGCAAGAAACGCTGTGGTCGCTTTGGCAAGATGTCCGCATGCAATCCCCTGCTTTTTGCGGACCTGACGGAACAGGATGATGAAAGATCATGGTGGGTCCGACGATAACCAATAACATCGCGAGGTAAGAATTGTGAGTAAATTGACCGGTAAGAAACTGATCCTTATGGGCGAACGGGATGGAGTTCCCAGCCCAGCCATGGAGAGCGTTTTCGCCGGCAGTGGAGCCGAGGTGGCCTTTTCCGCCACCGAATGCTTCGTCTGAACGGCGGCAGGCGCCATGGATCTGCAAAACCAGCAACGCATCAAGGACGCCGCCGAAAAGTTCGGCGTTGACAATCTGATTGTCATCATTGGCGCATCCGATGCGGAAGGTGCAAGCATTTATGCGGAAACCGTCACCGCTGGTGACCCTACGTTTGCAGGTCCCTTGGCTGGAGTCTCGTTGGGACTCCCAGTGTACCACATTCTGGACCCGCTTCTGAAAGCTGAAGCCGATCCGCAGATCTGGGAAGATCAGATCAGCATGATGGAAATGGTTCTGGATGGTGACGCTCTTACTGCTGCCGTTGCCGAAATGCGCGAACAACATGGTAAAAGCGTCTTGTAATACGGAATATTGCCGCCACGCGGGCGTCTTTTCCCAGGAGGTGCCCGCGTGTGATTTTTTTTCACCGCAGACAGCAGATTGTGTGCTGCACCGCAAGTGATTCGTTGCGACAACGGCCCTGAATACTCACACGGGCCGCGCAAGCCACAGGGCTCCGGTCCTTCTCTTGGGAAGCTATCAAGCGCCGTTATACCCGCAGTACGGCGCGGTATTGTTCCCAGGTAGCGCGCTCTTCTTGGGTCAGAGGAGAGTCTGACAGGCATTCGCTAAGGTAATTCCTTAGGAATGCCTTTTCTTTTTGCCTCAGTATTCGCTCCCATCCCAGTAGCCTGGCTGCATTTTCGCTCCACGCTCCTGCCTCAATTTTAGCACCCTCAGTTGACCATCAAGCGATGTCCCGGATGTCTTTTCCGGGGCTTCGTATTTTGCCCCCTTCGACGTTCTGGATGCACTTCCTGGCCCTGCGTCTTGCCTCCTGCGGTTGTGAACGAAGCCACGCTAGCGGCTGCATCCGGAGGAGAGGAGTTCTTCTTCTGTCTTGATAGTATCCTGTAATTAAAGAATTATTTGCGAGGATTGGTTGTCGCGCCTAGCCACTGTTCAGTATAATAAACTTTGATTCTGTATATTGACCAAGGGGCGGATCAGAGTATCTTCGCCATAAATCACTTCAAAACGTGCCTGCCATGGGCGCTTGGATGTGAACACATCATCAAGGAGAAAATATCGTTATGTTTCGACCAGAAGGCGTTTATCCGGCTCTGTTGACGCCGTTTTCCGCCGACCTTCGCGTGAACGAGGCCGAGCTGCGAAAACTCGTGGAGTTCTGCATCGGGAAGGGCGTGCACGGAATTTTTCCGGTCAGTTCCGTGGGCGAAGGGCTGCATATGGATCACGATGAAAAATGCCGCTGCATGGACATCGTGGTCGACCAGGTCGCAGGGCGCATTCCGGTAACGCCCGGTGTGGTGGGCTCGTACCCGCAGGAGTGCATTCGTCTTGCCAAGCACGCCGCATCCCTCGGCTGCGCAGCTGTGGTGGTCACGCCGCCATATTACTTCAAGCCCTCGCCTTCCATGGTTCAGCGGTTCTTCGAAACCATTGGCGAGGAGAGCGGTATTCCTTTGATTCTCTACAACATTCCGCTGTTCACCCAGCCGCTGGACTACGCAACCGCCGCCAGCCTGAGCACCAAGGACTACGTGGTGGGGATGAAGGACTCCAGCGGTAGCATGGTTGACTTCCTGCACTTCACGGACGCCATCCAGCGCGCCGGCGGCGAAGTGCAGATGCTCACGGGCCGGGAAGAAAACCTCATCCCAAGCCTTCTCATGGGAGCCAAGGGCTGCATCACCGCATCGTCGGGCATTTTCCCCGAGATCATGGTCGGCGCCTACGACGCCTGGATGGACGGAAACGTCGAGGAAGCCAAGGCGCTGCAGCGGGAGATTCTCATCCTCGTGCGCACCATGTTTGCAGCTCCTTTCCCCGTGGGATTCAAGCTTGCGCTCGAACTTCGCGGCTTCGAGATGGGCCCGCCGCTGCTGCCTCTGGGCACAACGGACGAGGAAAAGCTTGAGTCTGTGAAGCAGGAGCTCAAGCCGCTGATGGAGAAGGCCCTGAAACGCTTCGAGGGCGTTTCGGCTTAAACCGCAAATTCGGGGGGCTCGTCATGGCAGAAAACAAATACCAGGTGCCGGCGCTCATTCGCGCCAACAAGATACTGGACTATCTCAGCAAGCACGAAGCGGATATGGCCGAGATCATGTCCGCGTTGGGTCTGCCCAAGAGTACGGTGTACTCGCTGCTGCTGACACTTGAAGAGATCGGCTTTGTAAGGCGCCTGCCCGGCGGGCAGAAGTTCACGCTTGGGTTCCGGCTTTTCGAGCTGGGCACCATCACCGTGTCCAAGGTCTCCATTCGCGATCAGGCGATCTCACGTCTGCAGCAGCTCTCGCAGCAGGAAAAGGTAACCTGCCATCTCGGCGCCCTGGACGGCAACGAGGCCGTGTATCTGCTCAAGGTCGATCCGCATGACGACATCCTTATCAACTCCTGGGAAGGCAAGCGCCTGACCCTGAACCGTTCGGCCATGGGCAAGGTTCTCCTGGCCTGGCTGCCACGGGAGCGTCAGGACGAGCTCATCGAGTCCCTCGAATTCCTGCCGATCACGCCCAAGTCCTTTGTGGACAAGGACCAGTTCCGGAACCACCTGGCCGACGTCAAGCATCAGCAATGGGCCATGGATGATGAGGAAGACATCATCGGGATTCGCTGTCTGGCCGCGCCCATTTTTGTCCCGGACGGCTCGGTTCGCTACTCGCTGAGCGTTTCGAGCGTGGTCCAGAAAATCGGTGACGACCGCGTCGAACTGCTGCGCCAACGCGTGGTGGAAACTGCGCGAAACATTTCGAGGGCCCTGGGCACCTCGGAGGACGTATGGAGCTAGAAGCCGTCGCGCACATGCCCGTATTTCCCGTGGCCTCGTCAGGTTCGTCCCGTCTGGCGGCCGGATAATACCCCCTCCGCGCGGAGCGCGCCTTTCCAGCCACGGAACAAGGCACGCGTGAGCGGATGGCTTCGGGTGTGCGCGATTAGAGGGTTGTCCAAACATTCTTGCAATGGAGGTTTGCAATGTCTCTTCGGAAGTCTGCCGTCGTCTCTCTCCTCTCACTGGCCGTCTGTTGTCTCTGCTTCAGCGGCGCCGCCATGGCGAAAACCGTGGTC from Oceanidesulfovibrio marinus includes:
- a CDS encoding sigma-54 interaction domain-containing protein translates to MDISRRKHPTQNHLELLVLGKILDNCSDLSQLLDVFHMLFDANQVGITIIRTDGTIIYYNDAQARLDGLSPKDTLGKAICDVYNFTPGHSPTMRATTTGEPVFDSVHYYRTRHGRLVNSANSIYPLWSNGVLLGAICFIQSYSVIGRHVGFLQESDESTPPETSLLQQQTSERSHYMFSSLIGESPLLLEAAKLAQKVCQSSSSVMLVGETGVGKEIFAQAIHYEGYRRSKPYTAINCSALPETLLEGILFGTTKGAFTGAVNRQGLFEATNGGTLYLDEIDSMPISLQNKLLRVLQERKVRRVGEGKERSIDVRIISSVGTNPVTLVEDGLLRRDFYYRLGVVKIQIPPLRSRPEDIHLLVQHFVKLHSERLGIPIPLITPEAMAIFYSHTWPGNVRELEHAIEASLSIVEAGDHLEPSHLYRAVPDFNPINHPDEATTPWLAFQDSHMVNQSPDASESQAQEAPYPPLATFDEAAPLAAAETNVPAPAQATNETGGIFTLSEQTRAVEASSIEKALRTSAGNVAMAARLLGISPQLMHYKMKKYGIAKNAFIPGSL
- the trxB gene encoding thioredoxin-disulfide reductase — translated: MEERELVIIGGGPAGMAAAVYGKRAGLDLVVLEKGICGGQILITSEIENYIGQKHISGPELAKSFREHAEYFNAEFRKSTVKAIVPRDGAFTVVSSEGEIAAKAVIVATGAAFRRLGVKGEKEFTGAGVSYCAVCDGAFYQDSVIAVIGGGNTAVEEACYLTQFASKVYIVHRRDEFRADKMACERAACNDKVEPVWNSVLESINGSELVESITVKNVKSGELKDIEVEGVFVFVGVLPITKCLGELCEREEGGWVKTDAKMQTSIPGLFAAGDVRVTPLRQVITAVSDGAIAAMSAYHWITAGQC
- the grdC gene encoding glycine/sarcosine/betaine reductase complex component C subunit beta — protein: MATVAVKATAYCLNYAQEIGLRYGSTPYQERHATPDSPFLAGLEEAIVPYDMVCSYAPNLTYIGVLSTEELAVHAKPCLENLETEPVRFGKYGEIMPEDEFLGLLDICDVFDLIWLEQSFAASVRAKLEAHPLMNEVQLKRLEQGHDPAEVEKEVSENGALPLYFNGNVIGCCRKGHDVDENLTAHVLLENIASKAGATLSLMHLIRNAGLQPSDIDFVVDCSEEAAGDINQRGGGNIAKAIAESAGCVNASGFDLRAFCAAPVAAIIAAGSMVAAGARKNVAVVSGGSIPKLYMNAREHVKKKVPPMENVMGCFALLLTEDDGQTPVIRLDALGKHTVGAGASPQAVTMALVWNPLQAAGLTFTDVDKYAPELHDPEVTVPAGAGNVPEANYKMIAALAVMKGQYEKAEIPTFVKKHGLIGFAPTQGHIPSGVPFLGHAVDAIKAGTLNRAMIIGKGSLFLGRMTNLADGASFMVEKPTGKKAGVASVSREEVESVLLDVLGELAVKLKE
- the grdD gene encoding glycine/sarcosine/betaine reductase complex component C subunit alpha, whose translation is MNASQRHLIAEALASVVDKARHGGPVVKIGLMATGSELGQEEILRGGRMAQEDNAGLRVVAIGPRMPGFDDLEWIETPDSEAELNAGVEKALSDGAVSGLVAMHFPFPIGVATIGRSMTPGRGKPMFIASCTGTTAHSRGESLLRNAVYGIAVAKACGVAEPSLAFLNIDGAGPVLRAFSRMKDRGYAVSFGTSGRGDGGSLLRGNDLVAGSVDVLVCDTLTGNVLSKVFSTFTTAGQYETTGWGYGPSVGEGWNKIVSIVSRASGAPVIAGALALTARAAKGGLPDVVAAELKAARAAGFDEEQEALKPKAAAAEQIPEKPPVVPVDEEIAGVDVLDMEAAMYSLWKEKIYAETAMGCTGPVVRIQRAVKDAAIGVLKKAGYL
- a CDS encoding thioredoxin family protein, which produces MLELDKDNFEAEVTQSDRPTVLDFWGPQCGPCLALMPDVEKLAEGYDGKIKFCKVNVAGNRRLCISLKVISVPTFLFYKGGECVQRLVGDDVSIESIKENADTML
- the grdA gene encoding glycine/sarcosine/betaine reductase complex selenoprotein A, with the protein product MSKLTGKKLILMGERDGVPSPAMESVFAGSGAEVAFSATECFVUTAAGAMDLQNQQRIKDAAEKFGVDNLIVIIGASDAEGASIYAETVTAGDPTFAGPLAGVSLGLPVYHILDPLLKAEADPQIWEDQISMMEMVLDGDALTAAVAEMREQHGKSVL
- a CDS encoding dihydrodipicolinate synthase family protein — translated: MFRPEGVYPALLTPFSADLRVNEAELRKLVEFCIGKGVHGIFPVSSVGEGLHMDHDEKCRCMDIVVDQVAGRIPVTPGVVGSYPQECIRLAKHAASLGCAAVVVTPPYYFKPSPSMVQRFFETIGEESGIPLILYNIPLFTQPLDYATAASLSTKDYVVGMKDSSGSMVDFLHFTDAIQRAGGEVQMLTGREENLIPSLLMGAKGCITASSGIFPEIMVGAYDAWMDGNVEEAKALQREILILVRTMFAAPFPVGFKLALELRGFEMGPPLLPLGTTDEEKLESVKQELKPLMEKALKRFEGVSA
- a CDS encoding IclR family transcriptional regulator, encoding MAENKYQVPALIRANKILDYLSKHEADMAEIMSALGLPKSTVYSLLLTLEEIGFVRRLPGGQKFTLGFRLFELGTITVSKVSIRDQAISRLQQLSQQEKVTCHLGALDGNEAVYLLKVDPHDDILINSWEGKRLTLNRSAMGKVLLAWLPRERQDELIESLEFLPITPKSFVDKDQFRNHLADVKHQQWAMDDEEDIIGIRCLAAPIFVPDGSVRYSLSVSSVVQKIGDDRVELLRQRVVETARNISRALGTSEDVWS